A region of Terriglobia bacterium DNA encodes the following proteins:
- a CDS encoding FAD-dependent oxidoreductase, translating into MSKRFENKAVDRDWLNTNFPCMMACPAHTNAGRYVALIAEGRFEEAYRFARDPNPLASICGRVCAHPCETACRRGEIDRPIQIRALKRFLTERHGPESRNFKASSVEPLPKLGLKVAVIGAGPVGLSAAHDLALMGYSVTIFEAAAVPGGMLYLGIPEYRLPRDVVEAQVREILETGDVTLKLNQRAGKDFSIEELRSQGFDAVLIAVGAHRSRDLSIPGVDLDGVYKGIDFLLNVNLGYKFTIGKKVVVIGGGNVAMDVARSAAREVVRQHEAQSPGARNVGPETPSEDWEKNVTTVATNEMVDISLSALRLGASEVNIVCIERRNEMPAALEEIEEAETEGVIIHAGQGPSRVIGQNGRVTALETVRTARVFDENGRFNPQFEPGSESLVECDTVILAIGQSPNLDFLGTDSKVAISPRGLISVDRENLMTSVPGIFAGGDCVFGPRLIIDSVADGKRAAVGIDEFLRGQKHADPVLEVEVLDMHQMITNYMEIARHSVPMVPLERRTGVTEVEVGFDEATAVEEAQRCLRCWINTVFEGTEVDGSECILCGGCVDVCPEQCLQLVPLEQLEIPEPVLAYLGQNEAAYGVELRGVTPQELSEGPMVGAVMVKDETRCIRCGLCAMRCPVKEITMEAFHFKSAESTGLIPIQSFDLRSKS; encoded by the coding sequence ATGAGCAAAAGATTTGAAAACAAGGCGGTGGACCGGGATTGGCTGAATACCAATTTCCCCTGCATGATGGCATGTCCGGCGCACACCAACGCCGGGCGCTACGTCGCCCTGATTGCCGAAGGCCGCTTTGAAGAAGCTTATCGCTTCGCGCGCGATCCCAATCCCCTGGCCAGCATTTGCGGCCGCGTGTGCGCGCACCCTTGCGAGACGGCTTGCCGCCGCGGTGAAATTGACCGGCCCATCCAGATTCGCGCACTCAAGCGCTTTCTTACCGAACGCCATGGGCCGGAATCCAGAAACTTCAAAGCGTCTTCCGTTGAACCGCTTCCCAAGCTTGGATTAAAGGTCGCAGTCATTGGGGCAGGTCCCGTCGGGCTTTCTGCCGCCCACGACCTGGCGCTGATGGGCTACTCGGTCACCATCTTTGAAGCGGCCGCGGTCCCCGGTGGCATGTTGTATCTCGGAATCCCGGAATATCGCCTGCCGCGCGACGTGGTGGAAGCGCAAGTCCGCGAGATTCTTGAGACCGGTGACGTCACTCTGAAGCTGAATCAGCGCGCCGGCAAAGATTTTTCCATCGAAGAACTTCGGTCGCAGGGCTTCGACGCCGTGCTCATCGCGGTGGGCGCGCACCGCAGCCGCGATCTTTCCATCCCCGGCGTTGACCTCGACGGCGTCTACAAAGGCATTGATTTTCTGCTCAACGTGAACCTGGGCTACAAGTTCACCATCGGCAAGAAAGTTGTGGTGATCGGCGGCGGCAACGTGGCCATGGACGTGGCACGCTCGGCGGCGCGTGAAGTTGTCCGCCAGCATGAAGCGCAGAGTCCCGGCGCCCGGAACGTAGGCCCTGAGACACCCAGTGAAGACTGGGAGAAAAACGTCACCACGGTAGCCACCAACGAAATGGTGGATATCTCGCTTTCCGCGCTGCGCTTGGGCGCCAGTGAAGTCAACATCGTTTGCATTGAGCGTCGCAACGAGATGCCGGCAGCTCTGGAAGAAATTGAGGAAGCTGAAACCGAAGGCGTCATCATTCATGCCGGGCAAGGCCCCAGCCGAGTGATCGGCCAAAACGGCCGCGTGACAGCGCTTGAAACCGTCCGCACGGCGCGCGTGTTCGACGAAAACGGCCGATTCAATCCTCAGTTTGAACCCGGCAGCGAGTCCCTGGTGGAATGCGACACGGTCATTCTGGCCATCGGCCAGTCTCCCAACCTGGACTTCCTCGGTACGGACTCCAAAGTCGCCATCTCTCCTCGCGGTTTGATTTCTGTGGACCGCGAGAACCTGATGACTTCTGTCCCCGGCATCTTCGCCGGCGGCGACTGCGTCTTTGGCCCGCGCCTGATCATTGACAGCGTTGCCGACGGCAAGCGTGCCGCCGTAGGCATTGACGAGTTTCTTCGCGGACAAAAACACGCTGACCCGGTGCTGGAAGTTGAAGTCCTGGACATGCACCAGATGATCACCAACTACATGGAGATTGCGCGGCACTCGGTCCCCATGGTGCCGCTGGAGCGGCGCACCGGCGTCACGGAAGTGGAAGTCGGATTTGATGAAGCCACCGCCGTCGAAGAAGCCCAGCGCTGCCTGCGCTGCTGGATCAATACCGTCTTTGAGGGCACGGAGGTTGACGGCTCGGAGTGCATTCTCTGCGGCGGCTGCGTGGACGTTTGCCCGGAACAGTGCCTCCAGCTCGTCCCGCTGGAGCAATTGGAAATTCCCGAGCCCGTTTTAGCCTACTTGGGCCAAAACGAAGCAGCCTACGGAGTTGAACTGCGCGGCGTTACGCCGCAGGAATTATCCGAAGGGCCGATGGTCGGCGCCGTGATGGTGAAAGACGAGACGCGCTGCATCCGCTGCGGCTTGTGCGCCATGCGCTGTCCGGTAAAGGAAATCACCATGGAAGCTTTCCATTTCAAGTCCGCCGAAAGCACTGGCCTGATTCCCATTCAGTCTTTCGATTTGAGGAGCAAATCATGA
- a CDS encoding c-type cytochrome: protein MNDDNKPAPLRSRPLLRELMAFGVVSALLLISLAIAPSKNYFSDWRGYQHSYLKIAGEKQSGTLVRSFQSGIRQTWIAKLGVVDRCETCHVNLNGALVGPLGQPFHKHPAVPHDLTEFGCTLCHRGQGAATSVEEAHYATEAWEQPLLPARYLESGCGQCHLGNLEGTPRLNEGRKLLSTMGCVHCHNVTQPDGNILKADDDPPSLANVADKTSREWIYAWIKNPQAYAAQATMPNFQLSDSDATDISAFLIAQSKPLPGAGAQKALPSVSPEAATEAASLYGASFCSSCHAVQNAAGNLVGGTLGPELTRVGSKVNAEWLRRWLNNPHDYDPGTLMPHYRFDDKQIALLSSFLLAKKDDDFISKTALPPADANSIARGKKLVTESGCAACHQINGVNPPQNFAPSLERVGSRALAQVVFAKGMKHTLPDYIAAKIRDPRSFGAALKMPKFTLTGEQMDALTTALLAQTDRAAGLPRELITSAERGTNYHAGGEAGRLMEDLRCLSCHAINGNGGDMAPDLTREGGAVQRAWLEEFLKNPNTLRPALIRRMPKFNLTPAEIKTLSDYIQVAYQPPGFDSSALDQRTLNADAAARGKQLFYSKYGCNSCHIADYKNDKGYVGPALVSVGKRLTPIWTYKWLKDPGGLRPGTLMPNFALQDNEARDLTAFLMTLKATQGGGK, encoded by the coding sequence GTGAACGATGACAACAAGCCCGCTCCGCTGCGCAGCCGGCCTCTACTGCGTGAACTCATGGCCTTTGGCGTGGTCAGCGCGCTGCTGCTGATCTCGCTGGCCATTGCGCCCAGCAAGAATTATTTCAGTGACTGGCGCGGTTATCAGCATTCCTACTTGAAGATCGCCGGGGAAAAACAAAGCGGCACGCTGGTGCGCAGCTTCCAGAGCGGAATCCGCCAGACGTGGATCGCCAAACTGGGCGTGGTGGACCGCTGTGAAACCTGCCATGTAAACCTGAACGGCGCGCTGGTTGGGCCTTTGGGGCAGCCGTTCCACAAGCATCCCGCCGTGCCGCACGATCTCACCGAATTTGGCTGCACTCTTTGTCATCGTGGACAGGGCGCGGCAACTTCGGTAGAAGAGGCCCACTATGCGACGGAGGCCTGGGAGCAGCCTTTACTTCCCGCTCGCTACCTGGAATCTGGATGCGGACAATGTCACCTGGGCAATCTGGAAGGGACGCCTCGCCTGAACGAAGGACGCAAGCTGCTTTCCACCATGGGTTGCGTGCACTGCCACAACGTAACCCAGCCGGACGGCAATATCCTGAAAGCGGATGACGATCCTCCATCGCTGGCGAACGTGGCTGACAAGACGAGCCGCGAATGGATTTACGCCTGGATCAAGAACCCGCAAGCCTACGCAGCCCAGGCCACCATGCCTAACTTCCAGCTCAGCGACTCAGACGCGACTGACATTTCTGCTTTCCTGATCGCGCAGAGCAAGCCCTTGCCCGGAGCCGGCGCGCAGAAGGCTCTGCCGAGCGTGAGTCCGGAAGCTGCTACCGAGGCCGCGTCGCTTTACGGCGCTTCCTTCTGTTCTTCGTGCCATGCCGTACAGAACGCCGCGGGCAATCTGGTTGGCGGGACCCTGGGGCCGGAGCTGACGCGCGTCGGCAGCAAAGTAAACGCTGAGTGGCTCCGCCGCTGGCTCAACAACCCGCATGACTACGATCCGGGCACGCTCATGCCGCACTACCGCTTTGACGACAAGCAAATTGCGCTGCTCTCCAGCTTCCTGCTGGCCAAGAAAGACGACGACTTCATTTCCAAGACGGCCTTACCGCCGGCCGACGCCAACAGCATCGCCCGCGGCAAGAAGCTGGTCACGGAAAGCGGATGCGCGGCGTGCCATCAGATCAACGGGGTAAACCCGCCGCAGAACTTTGCGCCGTCGCTGGAACGCGTGGGCAGCCGCGCGCTCGCGCAAGTGGTCTTTGCGAAGGGCATGAAGCATACACTGCCGGACTACATCGCTGCCAAGATTCGAGATCCTCGTTCCTTCGGCGCTGCCCTGAAAATGCCCAAGTTCACCCTCACCGGCGAACAAATGGACGCTCTCACCACAGCGCTTCTCGCGCAAACCGACCGCGCTGCCGGACTACCGCGCGAGTTGATCACCTCCGCTGAGCGCGGGACCAACTATCACGCCGGCGGCGAAGCGGGCCGCCTGATGGAAGACCTGCGCTGCCTGAGCTGCCATGCCATCAACGGCAACGGTGGCGACATGGCGCCGGACCTTACGCGCGAAGGCGGGGCCGTACAGCGCGCCTGGCTGGAAGAATTCCTCAAGAACCCCAACACGTTGCGTCCGGCACTCATCCGTCGCATGCCTAAGTTCAATCTCACGCCGGCGGAGATCAAAACGCTTTCGGACTACATCCAGGTCGCGTATCAGCCCCCAGGCTTCGATTCATCAGCCCTGGACCAACGCACTTTGAACGCCGACGCAGCCGCGCGCGGCAAACAGTTGTTTTATTCCAAATACGGATGCAACTCCTGCCACATCGCCGACTACAAGAATGACAAAGGCTACGTTGGACCGGCGCTGGTCAGCGTTGGCAAACGCCTGACGCCGATTTGGACATATAAATGGTTGAAAGACCCTGGCGGCCTCCGTCCCGGAACGCTGATGCCTAACTTTGCTTTGCAGGACAACGAGGCCCGCGATCTCACGGCGTTTCTCATGACATTGAAGGCCACGCAGGGAGGTGGCAAATGA
- a CDS encoding sugar transferase: MSSATGIAREQERLAGLAGFAESETLTGAIPSTKTGRGGLFAAADGLVVIGSGLLAFGLSQSVGGWLGTAPLGAGDAHHVRLLVLLVIYACLTIVCNMAQDLYSEGVIHSADAARKLAKAFLLSSLLAVMVMFVAGEKAVPRLIFVTTATFSLAGLVVLRYGVQIRNVKRIARGEGTRHVLIVGAGTIGRAFHRYLRTHRYLGKKVCGFVDDTPRTSSLWLGTTADLPRLVKEHFIDEIYFTPGASRDVVINVAMQAREERISVKVVPDLYGGLALGARLTCIGDIPVLELNRQPIPAGGLLIKRVIDFMVASVLALISAPVMLLAALAIKLDSPGPVFYSAWRVGRKGRRFRCYKFRTMIADADDRKDELRHLNERNGATFKITNDPRITRVGRALRKFSIDELPQLLNVMKGDMSMVGPRPHPVDDYDQYRLEDLRRLDVLPGVTGLWQVSARRDPSFETNVMLDLEYINNWNLFLDLKILLKTVPEVFRGSGH, from the coding sequence GTGTCGAGTGCGACAGGCATAGCGAGAGAGCAAGAACGGCTCGCTGGACTCGCCGGCTTTGCAGAAAGCGAAACCCTGACCGGTGCTATTCCCAGCACCAAGACCGGGCGGGGCGGACTTTTTGCCGCGGCGGACGGCCTGGTGGTGATCGGGTCCGGGTTGCTCGCGTTCGGCCTTAGCCAATCCGTTGGAGGCTGGCTGGGGACCGCGCCGCTGGGCGCCGGTGACGCGCATCACGTCCGCTTGCTGGTTTTGCTGGTCATTTACGCCTGTCTCACCATTGTCTGCAATATGGCGCAAGACCTCTACTCGGAAGGCGTGATCCACTCGGCGGACGCCGCGCGCAAACTCGCCAAAGCTTTTTTGCTCTCTTCCCTGCTGGCGGTCATGGTGATGTTTGTCGCCGGAGAAAAAGCAGTCCCGCGCCTGATCTTTGTCACCACCGCCACTTTCAGTCTGGCTGGCCTGGTGGTGCTGCGTTATGGGGTGCAGATCCGCAACGTCAAGCGCATCGCGCGCGGTGAAGGTACGCGCCACGTGCTCATTGTGGGCGCCGGCACTATCGGGCGCGCCTTCCACCGCTACCTGCGGACCCATCGCTACCTGGGCAAGAAAGTCTGCGGTTTCGTGGATGACACGCCGCGGACTTCGTCCTTGTGGCTGGGCACCACCGCCGATTTGCCTCGTCTGGTAAAAGAGCACTTCATTGACGAAATCTATTTCACGCCCGGCGCCAGCCGCGATGTGGTCATCAACGTGGCCATGCAGGCGCGCGAGGAACGCATCAGCGTGAAAGTTGTCCCCGACCTCTATGGCGGACTGGCTTTGGGCGCGCGTTTGACCTGCATCGGCGATATTCCCGTGCTGGAACTGAACCGCCAGCCCATTCCGGCCGGCGGGTTGCTCATCAAGCGAGTCATTGACTTCATGGTCGCCAGCGTGCTGGCACTGATCTCCGCCCCGGTGATGCTGCTGGCCGCTCTGGCCATCAAGCTGGATTCGCCCGGCCCGGTCTTCTATTCCGCCTGGCGCGTGGGACGCAAAGGACGCAGGTTCCGTTGCTACAAGTTCCGCACCATGATTGCCGACGCCGATGACCGCAAAGACGAGCTTCGCCACCTCAACGAGCGCAACGGCGCGACCTTTAAGATCACCAACGACCCGCGCATTACCCGAGTGGGCCGCGCTCTTCGCAAATTCAGCATTGACGAACTGCCGCAACTGCTCAATGTGATGAAGGGCGACATGAGCATGGTGGGGCCGCGCCCGCACCCGGTTGACGACTACGACCAGTACCGGCTGGAAGACCTTCGCCGCCTGGACGTTTTACCCGGCGTCACCGGCTTGTGGCAAGTCAGCGCCCGCCGCGATCCCTCCTTCGAGACCAACGTGATGCTTGACCTGGAATACATCAACAATTGGAACCTCTTCCTGGATTTGAAGATTCTTTTGAAGACGGTTCCGGAAGTTTTTCGCGGGTCAGGCCACTAA
- a CDS encoding UDP-glucose/GDP-mannose dehydrogenase family protein — MRLTVVGSGYVGLVAATCLAELGHHVICVDNDVEKIATLEAGGTLIHELYLQELLSRHRGARLKFSTSIEAAVRDSLVIFIAVGTPSAVNGAADLSFVESVTRAIAQCAQGHKVIVEKSTVPVYTSEWIQRAMLLDGRDRNEFDVVSNPEFLREGSAVTDFLYPDRIIVGAKTDRAARVMRDVYAPILDGSYAQQSGAVPKPEKARPEPIYLETSPQSAELIKHASNAFLAMKISFINEVANVCEAAGADIEEVRKGIGSDRRIGSDFLHAGLGYGGSCFPKDVAAFRCVARELGVEFGLLDEVRRINDEQRVRFVRKVRAALWTLKGKRLAVLGLAYKCGTDDVRDSAAIEVIKSLLEEGAHITAYDPAAAERAKLILGDSIHYAPDAYSAAEGADALLILTEWREFLHLDLKRMKKLLRYPIVLDGRNLYTAKQMGSAGLSYYSVGRQPAEVANGLSRVSPRTR, encoded by the coding sequence ATGCGACTGACTGTCGTTGGTTCGGGTTATGTAGGTCTGGTAGCTGCGACCTGTCTGGCAGAGTTAGGGCATCACGTAATTTGCGTTGATAACGACGTTGAAAAGATCGCCACCCTGGAAGCGGGTGGCACGCTCATCCATGAGCTTTACCTGCAAGAACTGCTCTCGCGCCACCGGGGAGCCCGGCTCAAATTCTCCACTTCGATTGAAGCAGCGGTCAGAGATTCGCTGGTCATCTTTATTGCCGTCGGCACGCCCTCGGCCGTCAATGGCGCGGCGGACCTCTCGTTTGTGGAGTCGGTTACGCGGGCCATTGCCCAGTGCGCGCAGGGGCACAAAGTAATCGTCGAGAAGAGCACCGTGCCGGTCTATACCAGTGAATGGATCCAGCGCGCCATGCTGCTGGACGGCCGCGACCGCAACGAATTCGATGTGGTATCGAACCCTGAATTCCTGCGCGAAGGCTCCGCGGTCACTGATTTCCTTTATCCCGACCGGATCATTGTGGGCGCCAAGACCGACCGGGCCGCCCGGGTGATGCGTGATGTTTACGCGCCCATCCTGGATGGCTCGTACGCGCAGCAGTCAGGCGCCGTGCCCAAACCGGAGAAGGCGCGCCCTGAGCCCATCTATCTGGAAACATCGCCGCAAAGCGCTGAACTGATCAAACATGCTTCGAACGCCTTCCTGGCGATGAAGATCTCTTTCATCAATGAAGTGGCCAATGTTTGCGAAGCCGCCGGAGCTGATATCGAAGAGGTCCGCAAGGGAATTGGCAGCGACCGCCGCATCGGCAGCGATTTCCTGCACGCAGGCCTGGGCTACGGCGGGTCGTGCTTCCCCAAAGACGTTGCCGCGTTTCGTTGCGTCGCCCGCGAATTGGGCGTTGAATTCGGATTGCTGGATGAAGTCCGCAGGATCAACGATGAGCAGCGAGTCCGTTTTGTGCGCAAGGTCCGCGCCGCGCTTTGGACCCTGAAGGGGAAACGTCTGGCCGTGCTGGGACTGGCGTACAAATGCGGAACCGACGACGTCCGCGATTCAGCAGCCATTGAAGTCATCAAGAGTCTTCTGGAAGAAGGCGCCCATATCACTGCTTACGATCCCGCTGCCGCAGAACGGGCCAAGCTGATCCTGGGTGACTCCATCCACTACGCGCCGGACGCGTATTCCGCCGCGGAAGGCGCTGATGCGCTCCTGATCCTGACCGAATGGCGGGAGTTTCTGCACCTTGACTTGAAACGGATGAAGAAACTCTTGCGCTATCCAATCGTCCTGGACGGCCGCAACCTCTATACCGCGAAGCAAATGGGCAGCGCCGGCCTCTCCTATTACAGCGTAGGACGTCAGCCGGCGGAAGTGGCAAATGGCCTCTCCCGAGTTTCGCCGCGCACCAGGTAA
- a CDS encoding c-type cytochrome gives MKVLGITVAAMAIFLAGCKRSTSPVLQPAKYGVKITEVSGSKQLAQVGSALPQPVVVQVNGADGNPVAGALVTFHGEGVQFTPSQALSDPSGQVTAAVQLGFSAGDYQIVAETPKPGGGSDTLTLHETALGYEQTLGQAVNDKYCIRCHNNESTPERVSNFDNLSPAPHFFTDGATLNRMSDADLISITSRGGAAMGKSPQMPAYSSTLTPAELKAVVAYIRAVADPPYPSPGAKYAK, from the coding sequence ATGAAGGTCCTGGGCATTACAGTAGCTGCCATGGCAATCTTCCTGGCAGGATGCAAGCGGTCAACATCACCCGTGTTGCAGCCTGCGAAATACGGCGTGAAAATCACGGAAGTCAGCGGCAGCAAACAGTTGGCGCAAGTCGGGTCAGCACTGCCGCAGCCGGTCGTCGTCCAGGTGAACGGAGCGGACGGCAATCCCGTGGCCGGCGCTCTGGTCACCTTTCACGGTGAAGGCGTGCAGTTCACTCCGTCACAAGCGCTCAGCGATCCCAGCGGCCAGGTTACGGCGGCAGTGCAGTTGGGCTTCAGCGCCGGCGACTACCAGATCGTTGCGGAGACACCCAAACCCGGCGGCGGCAGTGATACGCTCACTTTGCACGAGACGGCTCTGGGCTACGAACAAACGCTGGGCCAGGCCGTGAATGACAAATACTGCATTCGCTGCCACAACAATGAATCCACGCCGGAGCGCGTTTCCAACTTTGACAATCTTTCTCCTGCGCCGCACTTCTTTACTGACGGCGCCACTCTGAACCGCATGTCAGACGCGGACTTGATCAGCATCACTTCCCGCGGCGGAGCAGCGATGGGGAAATCGCCGCAAATGCCCGCGTACAGTTCCACGTTGACGCCGGCAGAACTGAAAGCAGTTGTGGCGTACATTCGCGCGGTCGCCGATCCGCCTTACCCATCCCCCGGAGCGAAATATGCCAAGTAA
- a CDS encoding carboxypeptidase regulatory-like domain-containing protein yields MKKQFVFVLMAIVLVGSQICMAGSIKGKVTPGKSVVYVEGTPVMVDKTVVIDQKGLLFQPHVAVIQVGTTVEFLNSDKVQHNVFWPHISGDKKKTHNMGTWPQGQKRPFKFTDPGVVTLLCNVHPEMSGYIIVSPTPYFAETAADGTYTIANIPDGQYNVTAWHEGKKVQSKPVTVSGAATADFTLQ; encoded by the coding sequence ATGAAAAAGCAATTCGTGTTCGTACTGATGGCAATCGTTCTTGTAGGTTCCCAGATATGCATGGCGGGCTCCATCAAAGGCAAAGTAACACCGGGCAAATCAGTCGTCTATGTTGAAGGCACGCCGGTGATGGTGGACAAAACCGTTGTTATTGACCAAAAGGGACTACTGTTCCAGCCCCACGTTGCAGTGATCCAGGTGGGAACCACGGTGGAGTTCCTGAACAGCGACAAGGTGCAGCACAACGTTTTCTGGCCGCACATCTCCGGCGACAAGAAGAAGACCCACAACATGGGCACCTGGCCGCAGGGACAGAAGCGTCCATTCAAGTTTACGGACCCGGGCGTGGTTACGCTGCTGTGCAACGTGCATCCTGAAATGTCCGGCTACATTATTGTTTCTCCCACACCGTACTTCGCTGAAACCGCGGCGGACGGCACCTACACGATCGCCAATATTCCAGACGGCCAATACAATGTGACCGCATGGCATGAAGGCAAAAAAGTCCAATCCAAGCCAGTCACCGTCAGCGGCGCCGCCACCGCCGATTTCACTCTGCAATAG
- a CDS encoding Rieske (2Fe-2S) protein codes for MSDPKDQTPGVAPHGAPAAEDAKDASRRDFLTKLGVGSLLVAGAGTGLFTYEYFSPNVLFEAPPIVKAGKPDQFPAGSVTLDPASGIYLINSAKGFYALGAVCTHLGCLTAWKPELGTDGLIACPCHGSRFNRDGIKVAGPAPQPLPRLKVWLAEDGYLMVDRSTTLKAEEFVKA; via the coding sequence ATGAGCGACCCCAAAGACCAAACTCCTGGCGTCGCGCCCCACGGCGCCCCAGCGGCTGAAGACGCGAAAGACGCCAGCCGCCGCGACTTCCTCACCAAGCTGGGTGTTGGATCCCTGCTGGTCGCCGGAGCCGGCACCGGCTTGTTCACCTACGAATACTTCTCGCCCAACGTGCTGTTTGAAGCACCGCCCATCGTCAAGGCCGGCAAACCTGACCAGTTCCCTGCTGGCAGCGTTACGCTCGATCCGGCCAGCGGCATTTATCTCATCAACAGCGCCAAGGGCTTTTACGCTCTGGGCGCCGTCTGCACGCACCTGGGTTGCCTCACCGCGTGGAAGCCGGAGCTCGGCACGGACGGATTGATCGCGTGTCCTTGCCACGGCAGCCGCTTCAATCGTGACGGCATCAAGGTCGCCGGACCCGCGCCGCAGCCGCTGCCCCGCCTGAAAGTCTGGCTGGCCGAAGACGGCTACCTCATGGTTGACCGCTCCACCACCCTGAAAGCCGAGGAGTTCGTAAAAGCATAG
- a CDS encoding NupC/NupG family nucleoside CNT transporter, with product MSRFAGLLGIIVLLSFAYLFSTNRRSIRLKTILWGLGLQFLFAFAVLHFSWGQRALGVAGQAVNKLLSYAFAGSSFVFGNLGFPANPNAALPFLPPGFSKTGFIFAFQVLPTIIFISAFFAVLYHLGVMQMIIKAMAWVMNRFMGVSGAESLDVAASIFMGQTEAPLSIRPLLPDCTKSELMTIMTAGMAHVSGGIMAAYIQYGIKAENLLAAVIMTAPGTILMAKMLVPETEQPKTAGTVEIAEEEMHRDSNLLAAIARGTIDGGKLAFNVGIMLISFIALIALLNGIMGGIHSHFSFFPESIEHVLGVIFAPVAWVIGVPWKDCTAIGNLLGSRMVINELYAYTLLGGQQASLDPRSFTIATYALCGFANFSSIGIQIGGIGALAPNKREQLAKLGFRAMLAGTMANLMSAAIVGLLMKS from the coding sequence ATGTCACGATTCGCAGGCCTGCTGGGCATCATTGTTCTGTTGTCGTTTGCCTATCTGTTTTCCACCAACCGGCGCTCCATCCGCCTGAAAACCATTCTGTGGGGGCTGGGCCTGCAGTTCCTGTTTGCGTTTGCGGTGCTCCACTTCAGTTGGGGCCAGCGCGCGCTGGGTGTGGCCGGCCAAGCGGTGAACAAACTGCTTTCCTACGCCTTTGCCGGATCGTCGTTTGTCTTCGGCAACCTGGGCTTCCCAGCCAATCCCAATGCCGCGTTGCCGTTCCTCCCCCCGGGTTTCTCGAAGACGGGTTTTATCTTTGCGTTTCAGGTGCTCCCCACCATCATTTTTATTTCAGCGTTTTTTGCCGTGCTTTATCACCTGGGCGTGATGCAGATGATCATCAAAGCCATGGCCTGGGTGATGAACCGGTTCATGGGCGTGAGCGGGGCTGAATCTCTGGACGTTGCCGCGTCCATCTTCATGGGCCAGACGGAAGCTCCGCTGAGCATTCGCCCGCTGCTGCCGGACTGCACCAAGTCCGAGCTGATGACCATCATGACCGCGGGTATGGCACACGTTTCTGGCGGGATCATGGCGGCTTACATCCAATATGGAATCAAGGCCGAAAACCTGCTGGCCGCGGTGATTATGACCGCGCCCGGCACCATCCTGATGGCCAAAATGCTGGTGCCGGAGACCGAGCAGCCCAAAACTGCCGGGACTGTGGAAATCGCCGAAGAGGAAATGCACCGCGACTCCAACCTGCTGGCGGCCATTGCCCGCGGCACCATTGACGGCGGCAAGCTGGCGTTTAACGTGGGGATCATGTTGATCTCTTTTATCGCGCTGATCGCTTTGCTCAACGGCATCATGGGCGGCATTCACAGCCACTTCAGCTTTTTTCCGGAGAGCATTGAGCATGTGCTGGGCGTGATCTTCGCGCCGGTCGCCTGGGTGATCGGAGTGCCCTGGAAAGACTGCACGGCCATCGGTAACCTGCTGGGCTCGCGCATGGTGATCAACGAACTCTACGCCTATACGCTTCTGGGCGGACAACAAGCGTCATTGGATCCGCGTTCATTCACCATAGCGACTTACGCCCTGTGTGGTTTTGCCAACTTCAGTTCGATTGGCATTCAGATCGGCGGAATCGGCGCGCTGGCGCCGAACAAACGGGAGCAACTGGCCAAGCTGGGGTTCCGTGCCATGCTGGCCGGCACGATGGCCAATCTGATGTCGGCGGCGATCGTCGGCCTTTTGATGAAGAGCTGA
- a CDS encoding cytochrome b N-terminal domain-containing protein, with amino-acid sequence MATLIKDEFERIRNSEVWRTIFRSGAGSSNLHRSQAVQQNVFLHLFSVKIRSRALEFSPTWYLGALTLSTFLVLIATGILLMFYYHPSVPQAYNDMKDLQFVVASGVFLRNLHRWAAHAMVFLVFAHMFKVFYRGAYRPPRQFNWVIGIFLLLATLLLSYTGYLLPWDQLAYWAVTVGSNIAKAVPVMGKHIRFLMLGGNEVNANALLRFYVLHCVILPLAALLLVAVHFWRIRKDGGLYVPETKS; translated from the coding sequence ATGGCCACATTGATCAAAGATGAATTTGAACGCATCAGGAACTCTGAAGTCTGGCGCACCATTTTCCGCAGTGGCGCCGGCTCCAGCAACCTGCACCGCTCGCAGGCCGTTCAGCAGAACGTGTTCCTGCATCTCTTCTCGGTCAAGATCCGCTCGCGCGCGCTGGAGTTCAGCCCCACCTGGTACCTGGGCGCGCTGACGCTGAGCACATTCCTGGTGCTGATCGCCACTGGCATACTGCTGATGTTTTACTACCACCCTTCAGTTCCGCAGGCTTACAACGACATGAAGGACCTGCAGTTCGTGGTGGCTTCCGGCGTTTTTCTGCGCAACCTGCATCGCTGGGCCGCGCACGCCATGGTCTTTCTGGTCTTCGCCCACATGTTCAAAGTTTTCTACCGCGGAGCGTACCGTCCGCCGCGGCAGTTCAACTGGGTGATCGGCATCTTCCTGCTGTTGGCCACGTTGCTTCTCAGCTACACCGGTTACCTGCTGCCCTGGGACCAGTTGGCATACTGGGCGGTCACCGTGGGATCGAACATCGCCAAGGCCGTGCCGGTGATGGGAAAACACATTCGGTTCCTGATGCTGGGCGGCAATGAAGTCAACGCCAACGCGCTGCTGCGCTTTTACGTGTTGCACTGCGTGATCCTGCCGCTGGCGGCGCTTCTGCTGGTGGCTGTGCACTTCTGGCGCATCCGCAAGGACGGCGGACTGTACGTTCCGGAGACAAAATCATGA